In one Verrucomicrobiia bacterium genomic region, the following are encoded:
- a CDS encoding pyruvate carboxylase: protein MTLSKAKTTDATASAPPILAAKKLLVANRSEIAIRVFRAATELGLRTVAIYAQEDRLTVHRFKADEAYLVGEGKGPVGAYLDIPGIVALAKEHGADLIHPGYGFLSENGDFAQACADAGITFVGPRPELLRLMGDKVAARALAQKVGVPTLPGTEEPIEDRTEALRIAKEIGFPLIIKAAFGGGGRGMRVVTKAADLADLLDEARNEAGRAFGNSAVFLEKYIPRAKHIEVQVLGDRHGNLLHLHERDCSVQRRHQKVVEIAPSVGLDPQVRQELCDAAVKIGKAIKYDNAGTVEFLLDLDTNQWFFIEMNPRIQVEHTVTEVITNIDLVRAQILVAQGYSLFAPEVDLPPQAEVPRNGFAIQCRVTTEDPENKFTPDYGRILTYRSAGGFGLRLDGGMGTAGSVITPFYDSLLVKVTASGRNFDVALQRMDRALREFRIRGVKTNIPFLENVIHNPTFRAGGATTTLIDTTPELFQFKPRRDRATKLLAFLGDVIINGNPQTKGYVPRAPFATPVSPAYDRKQTPPPGTRQLLLELGPKGFAKWALKQKRLLITDTTFRDAHQSLFATRVRTFDMLAAANAVAVRTPKLFSLEMWGGATFDTAMRFLHEDPWLRLRQLREKIPNICFQMLFRGSNAVGYSNYPDNVVAGFIKHAAANGMDIFRVFDSLNYTPNLEVAMAAVQETHAVCEAAICYTGDILDPKRNKYTLKYYVKLAKELEKMGAHFLAIKDMAGLCRPYAAYQLVKALKEEIGIPIHFHTHDTSGVAAASVLEANDAQVDIVDLAIASMSGSTSQPNLNSIVAALQNGPRDTMLDLNALNQFSDYWEHVRTIYAPFDTAPKAGSAEVYLHEMPGGQYTNLKEQAASMGLGNRWPEIARTYAEVNQLFGDIVKVTPSSKVVGDMTMFLITRGIKPADVLNLEPGATPFPESVIDMLAGGLGQPVGGWPKKVQEVVLGKRKAITVRPGKDLPPLNFKKTKAELTVKLKREATDDDLYSYLMYPEVFAEFAKYVRDYSDVSVLPTPAFFYGLKPGEEVSVAIEEGKTLFIRLINIGAVDVDGRRTVLFELNGMSRQTTVTDRSVQAKVKARIKADPGIPAQVGAPIPGLITSLSVGVGTKVTKGDKLLTLEAMKMQTTIYAPCDGTVAEVNAKIGDTVESKDLIVLIKE, encoded by the coding sequence ATGACTTTAAGCAAAGCAAAAACGACCGACGCCACCGCCAGCGCTCCGCCCATTCTCGCCGCAAAAAAATTGCTCGTCGCCAACCGCAGTGAAATCGCCATCCGCGTCTTTCGCGCGGCGACGGAACTTGGCTTGCGCACCGTCGCGATTTACGCGCAGGAAGACCGCCTGACCGTTCATCGTTTCAAGGCGGATGAAGCGTATCTCGTCGGCGAAGGCAAAGGCCCCGTCGGCGCGTATCTGGACATTCCCGGCATCGTCGCGCTCGCTAAAGAACACGGCGCGGACCTGATCCATCCGGGCTACGGTTTTCTTTCCGAGAACGGCGACTTCGCGCAAGCGTGCGCCGATGCGGGCATCACGTTCGTCGGGCCGCGCCCGGAACTGTTGCGGTTGATGGGCGATAAAGTGGCCGCGCGCGCCCTGGCGCAAAAAGTCGGCGTGCCCACCTTGCCCGGCACGGAAGAACCCATCGAGGACCGCACCGAGGCGCTGCGCATCGCAAAAGAAATCGGTTTTCCGCTCATCATCAAGGCGGCGTTTGGCGGTGGCGGGCGCGGCATGCGCGTCGTGACCAAAGCCGCCGACCTGGCCGACCTGCTCGATGAAGCGCGCAACGAAGCTGGCCGCGCGTTCGGCAACTCCGCCGTCTTCCTCGAAAAATATATTCCCCGCGCGAAACACATCGAAGTGCAGGTGCTGGGTGATCGCCACGGAAATCTGCTGCATCTCCACGAACGCGATTGCTCGGTGCAACGCCGCCATCAGAAAGTCGTTGAGATCGCGCCGTCCGTCGGCCTTGACCCGCAAGTGCGCCAGGAACTTTGCGATGCCGCCGTCAAGATCGGCAAGGCGATCAAATACGACAACGCCGGCACCGTGGAGTTCCTCCTCGATCTCGATACGAACCAATGGTTCTTCATCGAGATGAATCCGCGCATCCAGGTCGAGCATACCGTGACCGAAGTCATCACCAACATTGACCTCGTGCGCGCTCAAATTCTCGTCGCGCAAGGTTACTCGCTCTTTGCGCCCGAAGTGGATTTGCCGCCGCAAGCCGAAGTGCCGCGCAACGGCTTCGCGATTCAATGCCGCGTCACGACCGAAGACCCCGAAAATAAATTCACGCCGGATTACGGCCGCATATTGACCTACCGTTCAGCGGGCGGTTTCGGTTTGCGCCTCGATGGCGGCATGGGCACGGCGGGCAGCGTCATCACGCCATTTTACGATTCGCTGCTCGTGAAAGTCACGGCATCCGGCCGCAACTTTGACGTCGCATTGCAACGCATGGACCGTGCGCTGCGCGAATTCCGCATCCGCGGCGTGAAGACGAACATTCCGTTTCTCGAAAACGTCATTCACAACCCGACCTTCCGCGCCGGCGGCGCGACCACCACGCTCATTGACACCACGCCTGAACTGTTTCAGTTCAAGCCCCGCCGCGATCGCGCGACCAAATTGCTCGCGTTCCTCGGCGATGTCATCATCAACGGCAATCCGCAGACCAAAGGCTACGTGCCGCGCGCGCCTTTCGCCACGCCCGTTTCGCCCGCGTACGATCGCAAGCAAACACCTCCGCCGGGAACCCGCCAATTATTATTGGAACTCGGTCCGAAAGGTTTCGCCAAGTGGGCATTGAAACAAAAACGCCTGTTGATCACCGACACGACTTTTCGCGACGCGCATCAATCGCTGTTCGCCACGCGCGTGCGCACCTTCGACATGCTCGCGGCGGCGAACGCCGTGGCCGTACGCACACCGAAATTGTTCAGCCTCGAAATGTGGGGCGGCGCGACCTTCGACACCGCCATGCGTTTTCTGCACGAAGACCCGTGGCTGCGCCTGCGCCAGTTGCGCGAGAAGATCCCGAATATTTGTTTCCAGATGTTGTTCCGCGGCTCGAACGCCGTGGGTTATTCCAATTATCCCGACAACGTCGTCGCCGGTTTCATCAAGCACGCCGCCGCGAACGGCATGGATATTTTCCGCGTGTTCGATTCCCTCAATTACACCCCGAACCTCGAAGTCGCGATGGCCGCGGTGCAGGAAACGCACGCCGTTTGCGAAGCGGCGATTTGTTATACCGGCGACATCCTCGATCCCAAGCGCAACAAATACACGCTCAAGTATTATGTGAAGCTCGCGAAGGAACTCGAGAAAATGGGCGCGCATTTTCTCGCGATCAAAGACATGGCGGGCTTGTGCCGTCCGTATGCGGCGTATCAGTTGGTGAAGGCGCTCAAGGAAGAGATCGGCATCCCCATCCATTTCCATACGCACGATACCAGCGGCGTCGCCGCCGCGTCCGTGCTCGAAGCGAACGACGCGCAGGTGGACATCGTGGACCTCGCCATCGCCTCCATGTCCGGTTCCACGAGCCAGCCGAACCTCAATTCCATCGTCGCCGCGCTCCAAAACGGCCCGCGCGATACCATGCTCGACTTGAATGCGCTCAACCAATTTTCCGATTATTGGGAACACGTGCGCACCATCTATGCGCCGTTCGACACCGCGCCCAAGGCGGGTTCGGCGGAAGTTTATCTTCACGAAATGCCCGGCGGGCAATACACGAATTTGAAGGAGCAGGCCGCGAGCATGGGCCTGGGAAATCGCTGGCCGGAAATCGCGCGCACTTACGCCGAGGTCAACCAGCTTTTTGGCGACATCGTCAAAGTCACGCCGAGCAGCAAGGTAGTCGGCGACATGACCATGTTTCTCATCACGCGCGGCATCAAGCCGGCGGATGTGCTGAATCTCGAACCGGGCGCGACGCCTTTTCCCGAGTCGGTCATTGACATGCTCGCGGGCGGCTTGGGCCAACCGGTCGGCGGCTGGCCGAAAAAAGTGCAGGAAGTCGTGCTCGGCAAACGCAAAGCCATCACCGTGCGCCCGGGCAAGGATTTGCCGCCGCTCAATTTCAAAAAGACCAAGGCCGAACTCACGGTGAAATTGAAACGCGAAGCGACGGATGACGATCTCTACAGTTACTTGATGTATCCCGAAGTCTTCGCCGAGTTTGCCAAATACGTCCGCGATTACAGCGATGTTTCCGTGCTGCCGACGCCCGCATTTTTCTACGGCCTCAAACCCGGCGAGGAAGTTTCCGTCGCGATTGAAGAAGGCAAGACGCTCTTCATCCGCCTCATCAACATCGGCGCGGTGGACGTGGATGGACGCCGTACCGTGCTCTTTGAATTAAACGGCATGTCGCGACAAACCACCGTGACCGACCGCTCGGTCCAGGCAAAGGTGAAAGCGCGCATCAAAGCCGACCCGGGAATTCCCGCGCAAGTCGGCGCACCGATCCCCGGATTGATCACATCATTGTCAGTGGGCGTCGGCACAAAAGTCACCAAGGGCGACAAACTCCTCACGCTCGAAGCAATGAAAATGCAGACGACGATTTACGCTCCCTGCGACGGAACCGTCGCCGAAGTCAACGCCAAGATCGGCGATACCGTCGAGAGCAAAGATTTGATCGTGCTGATCAAGGAGTGA
- a CDS encoding AbrB/MazE/SpoVT family DNA-binding domain-containing protein has protein sequence MAMTTTVGDSNQVSIPPDIAQKCDIHPGTQLEWVMAADGSIMVKPLRSRGELARQLLGAGRHWLKPGADPIGDFIQDRQEDDKLDRADEQ, from the coding sequence ATGGCCATGACGACTACTGTGGGAGATAGCAATCAAGTCAGTATCCCGCCTGATATTGCGCAGAAGTGCGATATTCATCCAGGCACGCAGTTGGAGTGGGTAATGGCGGCTGACGGATCGATCATGGTAAAGCCTCTGCGCAGCCGGGGTGAATTAGCTCGGCAACTTTTGGGCGCGGGCAGGCACTGGCTCAAGCCCGGCGCAGACCCCATCGGTGACTTCATCCAAGACCGTCAGGAGGACGATAAGTTGGATCGCGCTGACGAACAATGA
- a CDS encoding sugar phosphate isomerase/epimerase has protein sequence MRFGINTFLFVSPFTNDSTKLFAKFKRWGFDSVEIAVEDPSHIDPAHVKRELDRHGLVCGSLCAALGPGRDLRGSSEDQKVALQYILNLIDQAVALECPSIIGPVYSVVGRAGAVPSEEYREQWKTVVRHLRTLAKYAEKRGRQICLEPLNRFETDFINTCDQALKMIRAVRSPALKIHLDTFHMNIEEKHLGAAIRKAGKALGHFHACGSDRGTPGNDHTNWGEIAAALKAIHYQGDVVIESFTQDVKMIAKAAAIWRRMEPTRDEIAVKGLKFLKKILK, from the coding sequence ATGAGATTTGGCATCAACACCTTTTTGTTCGTCTCACCGTTTACGAATGACAGCACGAAGTTGTTCGCTAAGTTCAAGCGCTGGGGATTTGATTCGGTCGAAATCGCGGTGGAAGACCCTTCGCACATTGATCCCGCGCATGTGAAACGTGAACTCGACCGGCACGGGCTGGTTTGCGGTTCGCTCTGTGCGGCGTTGGGGCCGGGACGGGATTTGCGCGGTTCATCGGAGGATCAAAAAGTCGCGCTTCAATATATTCTCAATCTCATTGATCAGGCGGTCGCGCTCGAATGCCCGTCCATCATCGGTCCGGTTTATTCCGTGGTGGGACGCGCCGGTGCGGTGCCTTCGGAAGAATATCGTGAGCAATGGAAAACGGTTGTCCGACATCTACGCACGCTCGCAAAATACGCCGAGAAACGCGGCCGCCAAATCTGCCTCGAACCGCTCAATCGTTTTGAAACTGATTTTATCAATACCTGCGATCAGGCGTTGAAAATGATTCGCGCGGTGCGAAGTCCAGCGCTCAAGATTCATCTCGATACGTTCCACATGAACATCGAAGAAAAACATCTCGGCGCGGCGATTCGTAAAGCGGGCAAGGCGCTCGGCCATTTTCACGCGTGCGGCAGCGACCGCGGCACTCCCGGCAACGACCACACCAACTGGGGCGAGATTGCGGCGGCGCTCAAGGCGATCCATTATCAGGGCGACGTGGTGATCGAGTCGTTTACCCAGGATGTCAAGATGATCGCGAAAGCCGCGGCGATTTGGCGTCGCATGGAACCGACGCGTGATGAGATCGCGGTGAAGGGCTTGAAATTTTTGAAAAAGATTTTGAAGTGA
- a CDS encoding DUF1080 domain-containing protein → MKNKLFAALVLGAVCCVQSLSAFADDAMEPGFHSIFNGKDLTGWDGSPELWSVREGAITGQTTVEHPAKENTFLIWTNGVVSDFELRCQFKLTPGDSAGFANSGVQYRSRVVKPSYWVVSGYQADMEAGPTYTGILYEEKARGILATRGEKVIIHPGAKKEVVGSVGDAATIEGSLNKSGWNDYIITAKGNHIVQTVNGHVTVDVTDEDEAAAAKSGIVALQIHAGHPMMAQFKNIRIKTLE, encoded by the coding sequence ATGAAAAATAAATTATTTGCCGCCCTGGTTTTGGGCGCGGTGTGTTGTGTGCAATCGCTTTCGGCTTTTGCCGATGATGCGATGGAGCCGGGTTTTCATTCCATTTTCAACGGCAAGGATTTGACCGGTTGGGACGGCAGCCCGGAGTTGTGGTCGGTGAGGGAGGGCGCGATCACCGGGCAGACGACGGTCGAACATCCGGCCAAGGAGAATACGTTTCTCATTTGGACGAATGGCGTGGTGAGCGATTTTGAATTGCGCTGCCAGTTCAAGTTGACGCCGGGCGATAGCGCCGGTTTTGCCAATTCGGGTGTGCAATATCGCAGCCGAGTCGTGAAGCCGAGTTATTGGGTAGTGTCGGGTTACCAGGCGGACATGGAAGCGGGCCCGACTTATACGGGCATTCTTTATGAGGAAAAAGCGCGCGGCATTCTCGCCACACGCGGCGAAAAGGTGATCATTCATCCGGGCGCAAAAAAAGAAGTGGTGGGGTCGGTCGGCGACGCGGCGACGATTGAGGGCTCGCTGAACAAGAGTGGATGGAACGATTATATCATCACGGCCAAGGGCAATCATATCGTGCAAACGGTGAACGGCCACGTGACGGTGGATGTCACGGACGAGGATGAAGCTGCGGCGGCGAAGTCGGGGATTGTCGCGCTGCAAATCCATGCGGGTCATCCGATGATGGCGCAGTTCAAAAATATTCGGATTAAAACACTCGAATAA
- a CDS encoding ThuA domain-containing protein, producing the protein MRILKFALWLLVATSLCAATNIHAADKKIVLVAGKPSHGPGEHEFNSGVLLLKSCLDKVDGLRVFAFTNGWPQDPDAFKGADAIVLYMDGGDNHPAIQDGHLAQLGDAIRHGAGLACLHYAVEVPKDKGGKEWLNWIGGFFETYWSVNPIWEADFKKLPDHPIARGVKPFTIRDEWYYHMRFQDSGVTPILSAVPPDSTREKPDEAHGGNQFVRARKGMSEDVAWAYERPDGGRGFGLTGAHYNKNWGNDNFRKVVLNAIVWIAKGDVPADGIQSTVTPEQLEQNLDPKPARK; encoded by the coding sequence ATGCGCATTTTAAAATTCGCCTTGTGGTTGTTGGTTGCGACGAGTTTATGCGCAGCCACGAACATTCACGCTGCTGACAAAAAAATTGTGCTGGTCGCGGGCAAGCCGAGTCACGGTCCCGGCGAACATGAGTTTAACTCGGGCGTGTTGTTGTTGAAAAGTTGTCTCGATAAAGTGGATGGCTTGCGAGTTTTCGCGTTCACAAATGGCTGGCCGCAGGACCCGGATGCTTTTAAGGGCGCGGATGCGATCGTGTTATATATGGATGGCGGCGATAATCATCCGGCCATTCAGGATGGGCATCTCGCGCAGTTGGGCGATGCGATCCGTCATGGCGCGGGGCTGGCGTGTTTGCATTACGCGGTCGAGGTTCCCAAGGACAAGGGCGGCAAGGAATGGCTGAATTGGATCGGCGGATTTTTCGAAACTTATTGGTCGGTCAATCCGATTTGGGAGGCGGACTTCAAAAAATTGCCCGACCACCCGATCGCGCGCGGCGTGAAGCCTTTCACGATTCGCGATGAATGGTATTATCACATGCGCTTCCAGGATTCGGGCGTCACGCCGATTCTTAGCGCGGTTCCGCCGGACAGCACGCGCGAGAAACCGGACGAAGCCCACGGCGGCAATCAGTTCGTCCGCGCGCGCAAGGGGATGTCGGAAGACGTGGCGTGGGCGTATGAGCGTCCCGACGGCGGGCGCGGTTTTGGCCTGACGGGCGCGCACTATAACAAAAATTGGGGTAACGATAATTTTCGCAAGGTTGTCTTGAACGCCATCGTTTGGATTGCGAAGGGTGATGTCCCCGCCGATGGAATTCAATCCACGGTCACGCCGGAACAGCTCGAACAAAATCTCGATCCCAAGCCGGCCAGAAAGTAA
- a CDS encoding SMP-30/gluconolactonase/LRE family protein, with protein sequence MRVFFLALSLVITVAFTARAADDYVPGPDSKFVAEVPHGETTRYTFDHSKIFPGTTRNYWVYVPKQYDATKPTCVMIFQDGLSWAATNVFDNLIARKEIPVMIGIFIQPGVVKAFETNSLSRYNRSYEYDGLGDNYARFLLNELLPEVAQKYNLSTDPNDRAIAGSSSGAIAAFTAAWERPEAFHRVFSSIGTYVGLRGGNIYPTLIRKTEPKPLRVFLQDGTADLNIYGGDWHLANEEMLSALEFSGYEVNHIWGDGAHNGKQATAIFPDALRWLWKDYPTPVIAGKGSKQPLMEILIPGDSWEIASDGNKFTDGPTANTAGEIFFNDSPNKRIKKIGLDGKETIFVEGQSASGLAFGPDGKLYACERDGNKITAYDPSGKREVLFDNAGCNDLAVTHGDEIYYTDDASKKVWFIDANRQRRVVDEGIAYPNGVRLTPDQSLLLVADYKGQFVYSFQILPNGSLTNKQRYFDLHLADGNMQSSADGMTVDTEGRLYVTSDLGVQICDQAGRVQGIIPKPQRGPLTAVAFGGANRNELYVACGDKLFKRKTKTTGVLSFEEAVKPTQPKL encoded by the coding sequence ATGCGCGTATTTTTTCTCGCACTCAGTCTGGTCATCACGGTGGCTTTCACTGCCCGCGCGGCGGATGATTATGTTCCCGGGCCTGATTCAAAATTCGTGGCGGAAGTTCCGCACGGCGAGACCACGCGCTACACTTTTGATCACAGCAAAATTTTTCCCGGCACCACGCGGAATTACTGGGTGTATGTTCCGAAGCAATACGACGCCACCAAACCCACTTGCGTGATGATTTTTCAGGACGGTTTGTCGTGGGCGGCGACGAATGTTTTCGACAACCTCATCGCGCGCAAAGAAATCCCGGTGATGATCGGCATCTTCATTCAGCCGGGCGTGGTCAAGGCGTTTGAGACGAACTCGCTCAGCCGTTACAATCGCAGTTATGAGTACGACGGGCTGGGTGATAATTATGCGCGTTTTCTGTTGAATGAATTGCTGCCGGAGGTTGCGCAGAAATATAATTTGAGCACCGATCCCAATGACCGCGCGATTGCGGGCAGCAGTTCAGGAGCGATTGCGGCCTTTACCGCCGCGTGGGAACGGCCCGAGGCTTTTCATCGCGTTTTCAGTTCCATCGGCACGTATGTCGGTTTGCGCGGCGGGAATATTTATCCGACGCTGATTCGCAAGACAGAGCCGAAACCGTTGCGAGTTTTTTTGCAGGACGGCACGGCGGACTTGAATATTTACGGCGGCGATTGGCATCTCGCGAATGAGGAAATGCTCTCGGCGCTGGAATTTTCCGGTTACGAAGTCAACCACATCTGGGGCGACGGCGCGCATAACGGCAAGCAGGCGACGGCGATTTTTCCCGATGCGTTGCGCTGGTTGTGGAAGGATTATCCCACGCCGGTTATTGCGGGCAAGGGCTCGAAGCAGCCGCTTATGGAGATTTTGATTCCTGGCGATAGCTGGGAAATCGCGAGCGACGGAAATAAATTTACCGATGGTCCCACTGCGAATACTGCCGGGGAAATTTTCTTCAATGACAGCCCGAACAAGCGCATCAAGAAAATTGGGCTTGATGGCAAGGAGACGATTTTTGTCGAAGGGCAATCGGCCAGCGGACTTGCTTTCGGTCCCGATGGAAAACTTTACGCGTGCGAACGCGACGGAAATAAAATCACGGCTTACGATCCCAGCGGCAAACGTGAGGTATTATTCGATAATGCGGGGTGCAACGATCTGGCTGTCACTCACGGCGACGAGATTTATTACACCGATGATGCCAGCAAAAAAGTTTGGTTCATTGATGCCAACCGCCAGCGCCGGGTTGTGGACGAAGGCATCGCTTATCCCAACGGCGTGCGCTTGACGCCGGATCAAAGTCTCCTGCTCGTGGCCGATTACAAAGGGCAATTCGTTTACTCATTTCAAATTCTGCCCAACGGTTCGCTCACGAATAAGCAACGCTATTTCGACCTGCATCTTGCCGATGGTAATATGCAAAGTTCCGCCGATGGCATGACGGTGGATACGGAAGGCCGGCTGTATGTCACGAGTGATTTGGGGGTGCAGATTTGCGATCAGGCGGGGCGAGTGCAAGGCATCATCCCCAAGCCGCAGCGCGGGCCGCTCACGGCGGTCGCTTTCGGCGGCGCGAATCGGAATGAACTTTATGTCGCTTGCGGTGATAAACTTTTCAAGCGCAAGACCAAGACCACGGGAGTGTTGAGTTTTGAAGAAGCCGTCAAACCGACGCAGCCGAAGTTGTAA
- a CDS encoding choice-of-anchor tandem repeat GloVer-containing protein, producing MSVEGSNPFARSIFLIVAAAVKTCPDSLLFVQIKIKKSMRFHFRKLVFLMPFAISLSLSLPVRSQTFKTLFTFGGSNGPPDSLEPGVGLTIYENNIYGTTVGGIYRLNIDGSGYTNLHGTGGSNPQGQLTISGNTIYGTTGEEGSSFGTVFRVNTDGTAFTNLHSFVLGVNGESSPLGGVVLSGNTLYGTTPGNLPDLPNSSGTIFAINIDGTGFTNLHVFGQTDGAYFNDDGSYPVAGLVLSGDTLFGSTKFGGEGVGTLFAMKTDGSEYTNLFTPTGFGSENSFTLSGNTLYGTDNRYPADVFSIGIETNSYRYIYSFSTLSGIGGPYGTNSDGEYPNSSLVLLGNTLYGTTSAGGTSGYGTIFSVNTDGTHFVNIHDFTNGSDGASPGSLVCSGNTLYGTTGLGVSTIFSIYVEPSAKVNVNTTNGLAPLTIQFTSSSTDDTGIPLVSWNWDFGDGSTSGERNPVHIYKTTGIFATRLAAINNLGINVAGISPLIDTEVSSNLVLNGDFETGSYSNWTLSNAGYSVVDDGSLGGKPYSGNYSAFLGTTTSPGYLYQTLATKAGSTYLISFWLNDFDFGPRAFSVVWDGNITFNQTYPATYAWTNVQFEVTATSSNTLLQFGIEQGSYPFYLDNISVVSIHPNIVGISLSGTNLIVNGANGFSGASYYVLNSTNLALPLSQWARVATNTLNTSGAFTIVLTNPMSPLTPKQYYDLQLR from the coding sequence GTGAGTGTCGAGGGTTCGAATCCCTTCGCTCGCTCCATTTTTCTAATCGTTGCAGCCGCAGTTAAAACATGCCCAGATTCTTTGTTGTTCGTTCAAATTAAAATAAAAAAATCAATGAGATTTCATTTTAGAAAATTGGTCTTTTTGATGCCCTTTGCGATCAGTTTGAGCTTGAGCTTGCCAGTCCGTTCCCAGACTTTCAAAACTTTGTTCACATTCGGAGGGTCAAATGGTCCACCCGATTCTTTAGAGCCAGGGGTCGGCTTAACTATATATGAAAATAACATATATGGAACAACAGTAGGCGGTATATATAGATTGAACATTGACGGATCTGGATATACCAACTTACATGGCACTGGTGGAAGTAATCCACAAGGCCAGCTGACTATATCGGGAAATACCATATACGGCACGACCGGAGAGGAGGGCAGTAGCTTCGGAACGGTATTCAGAGTAAATACCGATGGCACAGCCTTCACAAATCTGCATTCTTTTGTCTTGGGAGTCAACGGAGAGTCTTCCCCACTGGGTGGCGTGGTTTTGTCTGGTAATACACTCTATGGAACAACACCGGGAAATCTTCCAGATTTACCAAATTCCTCTGGTACTATATTTGCAATTAACATTGACGGCACCGGTTTTACAAATCTCCATGTTTTTGGTCAAACAGATGGAGCTTACTTCAACGATGACGGATCGTATCCAGTTGCTGGACTCGTTTTATCCGGAGATACCCTGTTTGGCTCAACTAAATTTGGTGGAGAAGGTGTCGGAACTCTTTTTGCAATGAAAACGGATGGCTCAGAATATACCAACCTTTTTACTCCTACTGGTTTTGGATCCGAAAACAGCTTCACCTTATCGGGAAATACCTTGTATGGCACGGACAATCGTTATCCAGCAGATGTCTTTTCCATTGGAATTGAGACTAATAGTTATCGCTATATATATAGTTTTTCTACACTTTCAGGCATAGGCGGCCCTTATGGCACTAATAGTGATGGTGAATACCCTAATTCTTCATTGGTTTTATTAGGCAATACTCTTTACGGAACGACGTCAGCTGGCGGCACCTCGGGTTATGGCACAATATTTAGCGTTAATACAGATGGCACTCATTTCGTAAATATTCACGATTTTACGAATGGCAGCGATGGGGCTTCGCCGGGCAGCCTAGTTTGCTCTGGAAATACTTTATATGGCACAACTGGTTTAGGCGTAAGCACTATTTTTAGTATCTATGTGGAACCGTCTGCGAAAGTTAATGTTAATACCACAAATGGTTTAGCTCCGCTAACTATACAATTCACTTCTTCAAGCACCGATGACACAGGAATCCCACTTGTTAGCTGGAACTGGGATTTTGGAGATGGATCCACCAGCGGCGAACGAAATCCGGTGCACATTTACAAAACTACCGGAATTTTTGCAACTCGCCTTGCTGCAATTAATAATCTCGGAATCAATGTAGCGGGGATTTCTCCGCTTATTGATACAGAAGTATCCTCAAACCTAGTTCTCAACGGTGACTTTGAAACAGGAAGTTATTCAAATTGGACGCTTTCTAATGCCGGCTATTCTGTGGTTGATGATGGTTCCCTGGGAGGCAAGCCCTACTCAGGCAACTATTCAGCATTTTTGGGAACAACTACGTCGCCAGGATACCTTTATCAAACGCTAGCTACTAAAGCAGGATCAACCTATTTGATATCTTTTTGGCTAAATGACTTTGATTTTGGCCCTCGTGCCTTTTCTGTGGTATGGGATGGAAATATCACCTTTAATCAAACATATCCCGCTACCTATGCATGGACAAATGTCCAGTTCGAGGTAACAGCGACCAGTAGCAATACTCTTCTCCAGTTTGGGATTGAACAAGGTAGTTATCCTTTCTATCTGGATAATATCAGTGTTGTGTCAATCCATCCAAACATTGTTGGAATCAGCTTGTCTGGCACCAATCTCATCGTTAATGGAGCCAATGGATTTTCCGGCGCGAGTTATTATGTCTTGAACAGCACAAATTTGGCGCTTCCTTTAAGCCAATGGGCGAGGGTTGCGACAAACACTTTGAACACGAGCGGAGCATTTACCATTGTCTTAACTAACCCAATGAGTCCACTTACTCCAAAACAATATTATGATCTTCAGCTTCGCTAA